In Vibrio bathopelagicus, the following are encoded in one genomic region:
- a CDS encoding lysophospholipid acyltransferase family protein — protein MSKADQYWRVFATGLCFTIFGLGGLVLSFLVLPSIALTTSNTIRRELKAQQLIQFSFNIFGQIMKFTGAIDYRIDGAELLREDRNCIIVANHPSLIDYVLIASQLPQCDCLVKAAIWENPFMKRIVKAAGYIPNQAPDDLLERCEERFSRGNVLLVFPEGTRTTPGIEPSLQRGAAQIATRTQTDLRVIHITVSPTFLTKEKKWYQVPATKPFFHIAVKGKIEVTPFIENSNNLTSAARRLNHHLAQTIFPSEENI, from the coding sequence GTGAGCAAAGCCGACCAATACTGGAGAGTCTTCGCTACCGGACTGTGTTTTACGATCTTTGGCTTAGGCGGGTTGGTTTTGAGCTTTTTGGTCTTACCATCGATAGCACTCACAACCTCGAACACCATTCGAAGAGAACTCAAGGCGCAACAACTGATTCAGTTCTCATTCAATATATTCGGCCAAATCATGAAGTTCACGGGCGCAATCGATTACAGGATTGATGGCGCTGAGCTACTGCGCGAAGATCGTAACTGCATTATCGTAGCCAATCACCCGAGTTTGATAGACTATGTACTCATCGCCTCTCAACTTCCCCAGTGTGATTGCCTCGTTAAAGCGGCTATATGGGAAAACCCTTTTATGAAGAGAATTGTCAAAGCCGCGGGATACATCCCTAATCAAGCACCTGACGATCTTTTAGAGCGTTGTGAAGAGCGTTTTTCACGTGGCAATGTACTGTTAGTTTTTCCAGAAGGTACTCGCACAACACCGGGAATTGAACCATCCTTACAACGTGGTGCGGCGCAAATTGCCACTCGAACACAAACCGATTTACGTGTAATTCATATTACAGTTTCTCCGACATTCTTAACGAAAGAGAAAAAATGGTATCAAGTTCCTGCTACGAAACCCTTTTTTCATATCGCGGTGAAAGGTAAAATAGAAGTTACACCATTTATTGAGAATTCGAATAACTTAACTTCGGCAGCAAGGCGCCTTAATCATCATCTTGCACAAACTATTTTCCCTTCCGAAGAAAATATTTAG
- a CDS encoding beta-ketoacyl synthase chain length factor — MSNQSQLMSFNIEKWSANSAGLSSDAEWQTWSANLDWPQGGSTEFKAIPPMMRRRMSLQSKLAVQTASTLLKDTQIDYLVFASRHGELHRTATLIQSILEGDDASPMAFSQSVHNTAAGLTTIAAKAPIPLTSIAAGQDTFHNALIEAYLYLHQYPSHRVLVIDFDQPLPELYQEYETQHYADYALGLVLTSGNDYSISRKVENETDNTHSDLPQGLQTLQNILLEQQSWTISGKHQAWSWVRTNNEGSA, encoded by the coding sequence ATGTCAAATCAATCCCAATTAATGTCGTTTAATATTGAGAAATGGTCGGCAAATTCGGCCGGTCTCAGTTCCGATGCCGAATGGCAAACATGGAGTGCTAATTTAGATTGGCCACAAGGCGGCTCAACTGAATTTAAAGCCATCCCTCCTATGATGCGCCGCAGAATGAGCTTACAAAGTAAGTTGGCCGTTCAAACGGCATCAACTCTATTAAAAGACACCCAGATTGATTATCTGGTTTTTGCCAGTCGACATGGTGAGCTACACCGAACCGCCACATTGATTCAATCAATACTAGAAGGTGATGACGCCTCGCCAATGGCATTCTCGCAGTCGGTACACAATACCGCAGCAGGCCTAACAACCATTGCCGCAAAAGCTCCCATTCCCCTTACCTCGATCGCTGCTGGGCAAGATACTTTCCATAATGCCCTGATTGAAGCTTACCTTTATCTTCACCAGTACCCGTCACACCGTGTATTAGTCATCGACTTCGACCAACCTTTACCTGAGCTCTACCAAGAATACGAAACGCAGCACTATGCCGATTACGCGTTAGGCCTCGTATTGACTTCAGGTAACGACTATTCGATTTCAAGGAAGGTAGAGAATGAGACGGACAACACGCATAGCGACTTACCACAAGGCCTTCAAACGCTGCAGAATATCCTTCTAGAACAACAGAGTTGGACTATTTCAGGCAAACATCAGGCTTGGTCTTGGGTTAGAACAAACAACGAAGGATCTGCATAG
- a CDS encoding methyltransferase, with product MSEYKLDPFNALQAKTEAQKLSFAPIVFHTARTLRDLGILKALDSANNDGLPAETISELTGVSEYGVKVLLDMALSAHIVTWDKPNYKMANLGFYLLHDGMTNANMDFTADVCYAAMMHLTEAIEEGTPAGLKELGDWETIYQGLSQLPEKAKESWFKFDHFYSDRSFPVLLEKVFSKNPKSLVDIGGNTGKWAMQCCNHDSDVEITIVDLPQQLEMAMANAAKHGHQNRVTPFPANMLDKQQALPTGADVWWMSQFLDCFSPMEILSILKRVRSHMSEEATVYILELFWDAQKYDAASYSLNATSLYFTCLANGNSRFYRSEDFLEIVEEAGFEVVTRTDDIGLGHTLLELKAGMQ from the coding sequence GTGTCGGAATATAAATTAGATCCATTCAATGCATTACAAGCAAAAACAGAAGCGCAAAAATTGTCTTTCGCTCCTATTGTTTTTCACACTGCTCGTACACTTCGTGATTTAGGTATTTTAAAAGCCTTAGATAGCGCGAATAATGATGGCTTACCAGCAGAGACTATTTCTGAATTAACCGGTGTATCCGAGTATGGCGTGAAAGTTCTGCTCGATATGGCGTTAAGTGCTCATATTGTTACTTGGGACAAACCTAACTATAAAATGGCTAACCTCGGTTTTTACCTTTTGCACGATGGCATGACCAATGCAAATATGGATTTTACCGCCGATGTTTGCTACGCCGCGATGATGCATTTGACGGAGGCCATTGAAGAGGGTACTCCGGCAGGACTAAAAGAATTAGGTGATTGGGAAACCATTTATCAAGGTTTGTCTCAATTGCCGGAAAAAGCGAAAGAGAGCTGGTTCAAGTTTGATCATTTCTATTCGGATCGCTCGTTCCCCGTGTTGCTTGAAAAAGTTTTCAGCAAGAACCCTAAATCACTGGTGGATATCGGTGGTAACACGGGTAAATGGGCAATGCAGTGCTGTAACCACGACTCAGATGTAGAGATAACGATTGTCGACTTGCCACAGCAACTAGAAATGGCAATGGCAAACGCGGCAAAGCATGGTCATCAAAACCGAGTGACGCCATTCCCAGCCAACATGCTCGACAAACAACAAGCGTTACCGACGGGCGCGGATGTGTGGTGGATGAGCCAATTCCTTGATTGCTTCTCGCCAATGGAGATTCTGAGCATATTAAAGCGTGTTCGCTCTCATATGTCAGAAGAGGCGACGGTCTATATCCTTGAACTGTTTTGGGATGCACAGAAATACGATGCGGCTTCTTATAGCTTAAACGCGACTTCTCTTTACTTCACTTGCTTAGCCAACGGCAACAGCCGCTTTTACCGCAGTGAAGATTTCTTGGAAATTGTTGAAGAAGCTGGCTTTGAAGTGGTGACCCGTACCGACGATATCGGTCTTGGTCATACGCTTCTTGAATTGAAAGCTGGTATGCAATAA
- a CDS encoding NAD(P)/FAD-dependent oxidoreductase produces MKKLSTQVVIIGAGPSGSIAASLLHQKGIDVRVIEKSLFPRFSIGESLLPACMEVIEQAGMSEAVANANFQFKDGAAFRKSGVYTAFNFEDKFSSGAGTTFQVQRGAFDKVLADTAEAQGVAIDYQHELMGINFTEDSTILDVQVLDGECYQLEAQYVLDGSGFGRVLPKMLDLEEPSSLPPRKAIFTHINDHISATETDLEYDRNKILISVHPTNPDVWYWLIPFSNGVSSFGVVGEPKFFESYPQDKITAIKQLAMEEPGLAEVLANAEYPNPAGEIGGYSANVKHLATDKYALLGNAGEFLDPVFSSGVTIAMKSAQFAVECVEKQLNGEKVDWERDYADPLMVGVNTFRTYVEGWYSGTLQDVIFYQDPNPKIKQMVCSILAGYAWDQTNPYVKESKRRLTTLAEICRS; encoded by the coding sequence ATGAAAAAACTGTCAACTCAAGTGGTGATCATCGGAGCTGGGCCGTCAGGGTCTATTGCTGCGTCTTTATTGCACCAAAAAGGCATCGATGTTCGAGTGATTGAAAAGAGCCTCTTCCCTCGCTTTTCAATTGGTGAAAGCCTATTGCCGGCTTGTATGGAAGTGATCGAACAGGCGGGAATGAGCGAGGCGGTGGCTAACGCTAACTTTCAATTCAAAGATGGTGCGGCTTTTCGTAAAAGTGGTGTTTATACGGCGTTTAATTTTGAAGATAAGTTCTCTTCAGGGGCGGGGACCACATTTCAGGTTCAACGAGGCGCCTTTGATAAGGTATTAGCTGACACTGCCGAGGCGCAGGGTGTTGCTATTGATTATCAACATGAGTTGATGGGCATTAACTTCACCGAAGACAGTACTATTTTAGACGTACAAGTGCTTGATGGAGAATGTTATCAGCTAGAAGCTCAATATGTTTTGGATGGCAGCGGCTTTGGCCGAGTGCTACCTAAAATGCTTGATTTGGAAGAGCCATCATCGCTTCCTCCACGTAAAGCTATTTTCACGCACATTAACGATCATATTTCAGCAACGGAGACTGACCTTGAATATGACCGCAATAAAATTCTGATTTCTGTTCACCCAACTAATCCCGATGTTTGGTATTGGTTGATCCCGTTTAGTAACGGTGTGTCTTCATTTGGTGTGGTAGGGGAGCCGAAGTTCTTTGAATCTTACCCACAAGACAAGATTACTGCCATTAAGCAATTGGCAATGGAAGAGCCGGGTTTAGCTGAGGTTCTGGCTAATGCAGAGTACCCTAACCCTGCGGGCGAAATCGGAGGCTATTCTGCCAACGTAAAACACCTTGCAACAGACAAGTATGCGCTGTTGGGCAATGCCGGTGAGTTCCTTGATCCTGTGTTTTCATCAGGTGTGACAATTGCGATGAAGTCGGCTCAGTTTGCGGTTGAGTGCGTGGAAAAGCAGCTCAATGGTGAGAAGGTTGATTGGGAGCGTGATTATGCCGATCCATTGATGGTTGGCGTAAACACGTTTAGAACTTATGTTGAAGGTTGGTACTCAGGTACTTTGCAGGATGTGATTTTTTATCAAGATCCCAACCCAAAGATTAAGCAGATGGTGTGCTCAATTTTGGCTGGCTACGCATGGGATCAGACTAATCCTTATGTGAAAGAGTCAAAGCGTCGATTGACGACACTGGCAGAGATATGCCGAAGCTAG